The following proteins are encoded in a genomic region of Cyclonatronum proteinivorum:
- the trhA gene encoding PAQR family membrane homeostasis protein TrhA, with protein sequence MKNLILKIKDPVSCLTHMGGAFFAVIGLVLMLLTANAPIEAVAFGIFGGTMFLMYLASTLYHMFDASEQITKALRKFDHVMIYFFIAGTFTPFTMLLIEGSLRWIFLGVIWGIAFAGMVFKLFWLHAPAWLSIALYLGMGWLGLLVLPYAFTNLSAAAGNWIIAGGLSYTIGAVVYGLKRPDPWPGTFGFHEIWHLFVMGGTFAHFWVVYRYLPLS encoded by the coding sequence ATGAAGAACCTCATCCTAAAAATTAAAGACCCCGTGAGCTGTCTCACCCACATGGGCGGGGCTTTTTTTGCAGTCATCGGTCTCGTGCTGATGCTTTTGACGGCAAATGCACCCATCGAAGCTGTGGCATTCGGCATTTTTGGCGGCACCATGTTCCTGATGTACCTTGCAAGCACGCTTTATCACATGTTTGATGCCAGCGAGCAAATCACCAAAGCCCTGCGCAAATTTGATCATGTGATGATCTACTTTTTCATCGCCGGAACCTTCACCCCGTTCACCATGCTCCTGATTGAAGGCAGCCTGCGCTGGATTTTTCTGGGTGTGATTTGGGGGATTGCTTTTGCCGGTATGGTTTTCAAACTTTTTTGGCTTCACGCACCCGCCTGGCTCTCCATCGCACTTTATCTGGGGATGGGTTGGCTTGGTTTGCTTGTGCTGCCTTACGCCTTCACCAACCTGAGCGCGGCTGCCGGCAACTGGATTATTGCGGGCGGATTATCTTATACCATCGGAGCTGTTGTATATGGACTGAAGCGTCCTGATCCCTGGCCGGGCACCTTCGGCTTTCACGAGATCTGGCACCTGTTTGTAATGGGGGGTACCTTCGCCCACTTCTGGGTAGTTTATCGTTATCTGCCTCTTAGCTGA
- a CDS encoding MarC family NAAT transporter produces the protein MLSVGFLLTTFISIFSIVNPFTAMPVFLALTQDLSNQERNRQARWGAIYMVIILGAFLFGGQYIISFFGISIEGIRIAGGLMIMRFAYSLLNPAEGGRKITPEDEQESQNKPDISFSPLAMPLLSGPGSIAVVLGFGSQTTGVIDAFVVFAAIVLVAVAVYGVLYVAPQLIKVLGKTGMTALTRMMGFIALCIGVQFIINGISMLIA, from the coding sequence TTGCTATCTGTCGGTTTTTTACTCACGACCTTTATTTCCATTTTTTCGATAGTGAACCCGTTTACGGCCATGCCCGTATTTCTGGCGCTCACGCAGGATCTTTCCAATCAGGAAAGGAACAGGCAGGCCCGCTGGGGTGCCATATACATGGTCATCATTCTCGGGGCTTTCTTATTTGGCGGACAGTATATCATCAGCTTTTTTGGGATTAGTATTGAAGGTATCCGGATTGCGGGCGGCCTGATGATTATGCGCTTTGCCTACTCCCTGCTTAACCCGGCTGAAGGCGGCCGAAAAATCACCCCGGAAGATGAACAGGAAAGTCAGAATAAGCCCGATATTTCCTTTAGTCCGCTGGCCATGCCCTTGCTGTCCGGGCCCGGCAGTATTGCGGTCGTGCTTGGCTTTGGTTCACAAACGACCGGTGTAATCGATGCTTTTGTGGTTTTTGCCGCTATTGTCCTCGTTGCCGTTGCTGTATATGGCGTGCTGTATGTTGCGCCGCAGCTGATTAAGGTTTTGGGTAAAACCGGCATGACGGCCCTCACACGCATGATGGGCTTTATTGCGCTTTGCATTGGCGTCCAGTTTATCATCAACGGCATTTCCATGCTGATTGCCTGA
- a CDS encoding DivIVA domain-containing protein — MTITALEIKQRTFTKSLRGYDPAEVNAFLSMLANEWEHQVTKIKSLERDVREVNDKLSHYQRIEATLHETLQTARENAEQKLENARRDAKNKLQKAEIDAEQIIKEARQQKQHIRQSIITLLERREEIIRGMGSYLDIAQKSLDSFQKDGQSIYQLPGSDGASEPLPVSGKKAPSAAESGKTAPGTEDIDDLIEELD; from the coding sequence ATGACTATTACCGCCCTCGAAATTAAACAGCGCACCTTTACAAAATCTCTTAGGGGGTACGACCCTGCCGAAGTAAATGCGTTTCTCAGCATGCTTGCCAATGAGTGGGAACATCAGGTCACAAAAATAAAATCGCTCGAGCGCGATGTTCGTGAAGTAAATGACAAACTGAGTCATTATCAGCGCATAGAAGCTACGCTGCATGAAACCCTGCAGACAGCGCGCGAAAATGCGGAGCAAAAATTGGAAAATGCCCGCAGAGACGCCAAAAACAAGCTGCAGAAAGCTGAAATTGATGCCGAACAGATTATCAAAGAAGCACGTCAGCAAAAACAGCATATTCGCCAGAGCATTATCACCCTGCTTGAGCGGCGGGAAGAAATTATTCGCGGAATGGGATCCTATCTCGATATTGCGCAAAAATCGCTGGACAGTTTTCAGAAAGACGGACAGAGTATTTATCAGCTTCCGGGCAGCGACGGGGCTTCAGAACCCCTTCCCGTTTCAGGTAAAAAAGCGCCATCAGCTGCCGAAAGCGGTAAAACGGCACCCGGCACCGAAGATATAGACGACCTGATTGAAGAACTTGACTAA
- a CDS encoding GAF domain-containing protein has protein sequence MAYDKSVLDNLPAQVDTILATHSDRDTILYEICRLLSSTVPVYDWVGFYIADPEVPRELYLGPYVGEATDHTRIPFGKGICGQVAESLETFVVEDVHAQDNYLSCNIHVKSEIVVPILKNGEFVAQLDIDSNTLAAMDAHDQRVLEAICAKLSPLF, from the coding sequence ATGGCCTACGACAAATCTGTTTTGGACAACCTTCCTGCACAGGTTGACACCATCCTTGCCACCCACAGCGACCGGGATACCATACTTTATGAAATATGCAGGCTACTCAGCAGTACGGTACCGGTTTACGATTGGGTCGGCTTCTACATTGCTGATCCTGAAGTGCCCCGCGAGCTCTATCTTGGTCCTTATGTAGGGGAAGCTACCGATCATACCCGTATCCCGTTCGGGAAAGGCATTTGCGGGCAGGTCGCAGAATCGCTCGAAACCTTTGTGGTAGAAGATGTTCATGCTCAGGATAATTACCTTTCCTGCAACATTCACGTTAAAAGTGAAATCGTAGTGCCCATCCTGAAAAACGGTGAATTTGTGGCCCAGCTTGACATCGACTCAAACACCCTCGCCGCAATGGATGCGCACGATCAGCGGGTACTCGAAGCCATTTGCGCCAAACTCAGTCCCCTGTTCTGA
- a CDS encoding PorV/PorQ family protein: MEKYCLLSVSGRPLMFRLCVVCFFCVMMVTGLASGSQAQTVLGARQLAMGQAVTAVGDDSWAVFGNPALLAGTDNAVSFYGIRNYGFAELTDQALAATVQLRGVTLGGGLHTFGDDLYRETRVRAGLGYAQAGVSAGLIVNYTHLHIKRYGSAGTPTIDAGLAWQLVPELKLGARVLNLNRGSVGKAREELARELAIGLAYELAERVKLAADAVKDVRFPLAFRAGLEIPVWESLQLRGGITTAPQTFSAGAGFATSLVSVNFVAQQHYALGWSPGLDLTIFF, encoded by the coding sequence ATGGAAAAGTATTGTCTCCTATCGGTGAGCGGCCGGCCGCTGATGTTCCGGCTCTGTGTTGTATGTTTTTTCTGTGTGATGATGGTGACCGGGTTAGCATCCGGCTCACAGGCACAAACCGTGCTGGGTGCCCGGCAGCTTGCTATGGGACAGGCCGTAACAGCCGTCGGGGATGACAGCTGGGCGGTATTCGGTAACCCGGCCCTACTTGCAGGCACAGACAATGCCGTATCATTTTACGGGATCCGGAATTACGGATTTGCAGAACTTACGGATCAGGCGCTGGCGGCTACGGTGCAGCTTCGGGGCGTTACGCTTGGCGGCGGACTGCACACGTTTGGAGACGACCTTTACCGTGAAACCCGTGTGCGGGCCGGTCTGGGCTACGCGCAGGCGGGTGTTTCTGCGGGACTGATCGTCAACTATACCCATTTGCACATCAAACGCTACGGATCGGCGGGCACCCCTACTATCGACGCGGGACTTGCATGGCAGCTTGTGCCCGAGCTCAAACTTGGTGCCCGCGTACTCAATCTTAACCGAGGTTCAGTTGGTAAGGCGCGGGAAGAGCTTGCGCGTGAGCTGGCCATCGGACTGGCGTATGAGCTGGCCGAACGGGTAAAGCTTGCTGCCGACGCTGTGAAGGATGTCCGGTTTCCGCTTGCATTCAGAGCGGGTCTTGAAATTCCGGTTTGGGAATCGCTTCAGCTCAGGGGCGGCATCACAACAGCGCCGCAGACCTTCTCTGCCGGGGCAGGCTTCGCAACATCATTGGTATCGGTCAACTTCGTCGCGCAGCAACACTACGCGCTGGGCTGGAGTCCGGGTCTTGATCTCACCATCTTTTTCTGA
- a CDS encoding ComEA family DNA-binding protein, with protein sequence MRLKKWHDRRLRTSLKTAIAALLCFFGMSETALARQHTAADSVRTVERELERLLEDREAEEDAEGAEELAVFLLDLAANPINLNRASLPELSQLPGISPVQAQAIISLREQKPIEQPEELLQIRGIGTVTLERIRPYITVGESGELTRMLLTNAGFWTHRGRFEYISRGQRVLQTQTGFTPPAFEGQTRYAGDPWRIYQRFNYRSRHLSLNLTQLKAPGEPISGPHDFDFNSWHAGIQNVGMVQRLVVGDYGIWAGQGLVLHTGLGFGKSRDVTGGPLRGERGLAPYQSSEQTRFMRGIAATVGRRFQVTGFYSNRPLSATVVSEDTIRFPSASGLHRTPSERARRNNTQLEMGGARLTYTGRYGMIGATGYRAVYNRHIVPGTAVYNRYDFEGRHASVAGADYRLLLGQAFVFGEVARSENGGTGLISGIQLPVDDRTDLTLIYRNYSRDFQSLYGSGFGELSGRPRNETGFYTGLRHELSRILTLSAYYDRFRFPAPRFGTTQRTAGYDLLGQVDFTFSRQFSAYVTVRSKVRENDFELSDPFGRAVVVMGQDARTSVRAETEVQVLSALRLRTRAEWVRARNRDVPAADYGVMLFQDIRWLPLPGLTVDLRMAVFETDSFASRVFMFENDLLYVFSNTMLSGTGQRAYVLLRYATGNRLDFWFKYAATVYEDRSFTGSGLTEAPGNLRSQIGLQMRVRM encoded by the coding sequence ATGAGACTGAAAAAATGGCATGACCGGAGACTGCGCACTTCGCTCAAAACAGCAATTGCCGCCCTTTTATGCTTCTTTGGGATGAGTGAGACGGCCCTTGCCCGGCAGCATACGGCAGCTGATTCTGTACGTACCGTTGAGCGGGAGCTGGAGCGCCTGCTGGAAGACCGTGAGGCAGAAGAAGACGCAGAAGGGGCCGAAGAGCTGGCCGTTTTCCTGCTCGACCTGGCAGCCAATCCCATAAACCTGAACCGGGCTTCCTTACCTGAACTTAGTCAGCTGCCGGGTATATCACCGGTTCAGGCGCAGGCGATCATCAGCCTGCGGGAGCAAAAGCCTATCGAACAGCCCGAAGAACTGCTGCAAATACGTGGTATTGGCACCGTCACCCTTGAGCGCATAAGGCCCTACATTACGGTAGGAGAAAGCGGCGAGCTCACCCGCATGCTGCTCACCAATGCCGGTTTCTGGACGCATCGCGGGCGCTTCGAATACATCAGCCGGGGGCAGCGGGTGCTGCAGACGCAGACCGGATTCACCCCGCCCGCATTTGAAGGACAGACGCGGTATGCCGGAGACCCCTGGCGCATCTATCAGCGCTTTAACTACCGGAGCCGGCATCTCTCGCTCAATCTTACACAGCTGAAGGCACCGGGCGAGCCGATCAGCGGACCGCATGATTTCGATTTTAACTCGTGGCACGCGGGCATCCAAAATGTGGGGATGGTGCAGCGCCTGGTTGTGGGTGATTACGGGATTTGGGCCGGTCAGGGGCTTGTGCTGCATACCGGACTGGGTTTTGGTAAAAGCCGCGATGTGACCGGCGGGCCGCTTCGGGGCGAGCGTGGTCTCGCCCCGTATCAGTCGAGTGAACAAACCCGGTTTATGCGGGGTATCGCAGCTACGGTCGGCAGACGGTTTCAGGTAACGGGCTTTTACTCGAACCGACCGCTGAGTGCAACCGTCGTTTCTGAAGACACTATCCGCTTTCCATCGGCAAGCGGGCTGCACCGTACCCCAAGCGAGCGGGCGCGCCGCAACAATACGCAGCTCGAAATGGGCGGGGCAAGGCTGACCTACACCGGGCGCTACGGGATGATTGGCGCAACCGGGTACCGTGCGGTTTACAACCGGCACATTGTACCGGGTACGGCGGTGTACAATCGCTATGATTTTGAAGGCAGGCACGCTTCCGTTGCAGGTGCGGACTACCGGCTGCTGCTCGGGCAGGCCTTTGTGTTCGGTGAGGTCGCAAGAAGCGAAAATGGCGGCACTGGACTCATCAGCGGGATACAGCTGCCGGTTGATGACCGCACAGATCTTACGCTGATTTACCGAAACTACAGCCGGGACTTTCAGTCGCTGTATGGCTCAGGGTTTGGGGAGCTAAGCGGAAGGCCCCGCAATGAGACCGGCTTCTACACCGGCCTGCGTCACGAGCTGAGTCGAATACTGACCTTGTCTGCGTATTACGACCGTTTCCGCTTCCCTGCCCCGCGATTTGGTACGACGCAGCGAACTGCGGGGTACGATTTACTGGGGCAGGTTGATTTCACCTTTAGCCGTCAGTTTTCAGCCTACGTGACGGTCAGGAGCAAGGTGCGGGAAAACGATTTCGAACTTTCCGACCCTTTTGGCCGCGCGGTTGTAGTGATGGGGCAGGACGCCCGAACGTCTGTGCGGGCGGAAACCGAAGTGCAGGTACTGTCGGCACTTCGGCTGCGCACACGGGCGGAGTGGGTGCGCGCCCGCAACCGCGATGTCCCGGCTGCGGATTACGGGGTAATGCTGTTTCAGGACATACGCTGGCTGCCGCTGCCCGGTCTCACGGTTGACCTGCGGATGGCCGTTTTCGAGACGGATAGTTTCGCTTCGCGTGTTTTTATGTTTGAAAACGACTTGTTGTACGTGTTTTCAAATACCATGCTTTCAGGTACGGGTCAGCGGGCTTACGTGCTGCTGCGCTACGCAACAGGCAACCGTCTTGATTTCTGGTTCAAATATGCCGCAACGGTGTATGAAGACCGCAGTTTTACCGGCAGCGGACTTACAGAAGCTCCCGGGAATCTGCGTTCACAAATCGGGCTTCAGATGCGTGTTCGCATGTGA
- the porD gene encoding type IX secretion system protein PorD gives MKFLPSLILFFVFSTTMHTVASAQEIHARVELNTSQISTSDYDYLNELRTLIEEYVNDTRWTDDTFLEDERIEVNIRITLTNADNNANFDANLIVQSSRPIYNTLAKTPLVLINDNSWRFNFTRNRNIIRDDMQYDDIASVIDFYMFIILAYDYDSFSELGGSPFLRRAENILNVAQSTPGASGWSSMGTRRNRNGLITLLNNPNYEGFRRALYSYHRLGLDQFTLNPDRAREHIMDALTLLQETRRQTTERYLFDLLFSTKNREFTAAFLDAELSARLEAFNLLADLDPSHISEYEKLQ, from the coding sequence GTGAAATTCCTGCCATCCCTGATTCTGTTCTTTGTCTTCTCAACGACCATGCATACTGTGGCTTCAGCTCAGGAAATCCATGCCCGTGTTGAGCTAAATACAAGTCAGATCAGCACCTCTGATTACGATTACCTGAATGAGCTTCGCACCTTAATTGAAGAGTACGTAAACGACACCCGCTGGACCGACGACACATTTCTTGAAGACGAGCGCATAGAAGTTAATATCCGCATTACCCTCACAAACGCCGATAACAACGCCAATTTCGACGCAAACCTGATCGTGCAGTCGAGTCGTCCGATTTACAACACGCTCGCCAAGACACCCCTGGTCTTAATTAACGATAACTCCTGGCGCTTTAACTTCACACGGAACCGCAACATCATCCGTGATGATATGCAGTATGATGACATTGCTTCGGTAATTGACTTCTACATGTTTATCATCCTTGCGTACGACTATGATTCTTTTTCGGAGCTGGGCGGGAGTCCGTTTCTGCGGAGAGCCGAGAACATTCTGAACGTTGCACAGTCAACGCCGGGCGCTTCCGGATGGAGCTCCATGGGAACCCGACGAAACCGGAACGGCCTCATCACCCTCCTCAATAATCCGAATTACGAAGGCTTCAGGCGCGCACTTTACAGCTACCATCGCCTCGGGCTGGATCAGTTCACCCTCAACCCCGACCGTGCGCGTGAGCATATTATGGATGCTTTAACCCTTCTGCAGGAAACCCGCCGGCAAACGACCGAGCGCTACCTTTTCGACCTGTTGTTTTCTACCAAAAACCGGGAATTCACCGCTGCCTTCCTCGATGCTGAACTTTCTGCACGTTTGGAAGCTTTCAACCTTCTGGCTGATCTTGACCCCAGCCATATCTCTGAATACGAAAAACTCCAGTAA
- a CDS encoding hybrid sensor histidine kinase/response regulator has product MLKTSLLLIYLLILAASHSYGQQPELVRHNEYRISTYQTQEGLPNNLTKGVITDQQGFVWFATDSGIARYDGVDFVHYDDVLVNAYPKGFYERANGDLLIIHDAGISKIEHHDTQHLELSVVMRGSGSPSAQTVNYPKSLFEDREGRLWIGEVYSVAYLKDGELTRYILPDAYRTSSFIRSFEFAQDQQGTIIISSQQGALFYLNTETDTIDLIPESEEIGTVSTLIFEPISGLVWAGTNNGLYALRTLYGENQSTPVRFEISKLLDTPLISKIVAAAENIIWVAGWNSRETGLLQVEVTPEGIANVMEMDAFELNSVNDIHPVPGSGVWIATDEGVAFLFQTDFVRVPVNQDRFYVQALSRHPHEDVFFMTDASKVYRISLLGSYYAVEEIFINPLNDDILTVTANEAGVLFATSRGRVYFMAHGAAQNDAEMIYFDREFENSVFFSMRTPDGDFWYTQYNAAGISRISPDFSRHVYDENRGLDQFVNVIRQAPDGIIFAGSSGDHKLYRHDKPTDRFVPVEIKEKTGRRIASETFLINDMCFLPDGNILLGTNQGVGVFHRDSATLEMKEIDPAADSEYIKSILLKDGILWMGTDRGILAYREEDGILISFNEFNAGLPSRTNAYRGFTTTLEGNLWSATSSGIAALISRFEINQTATPVLTAALVSDEFGVFDLDAANRIPYNALLTLQFRSLMFPARNIVYEYRIGQGAWQGLDRQAFVNISQLSTGNYTVNVRALQSGAYSWSEPLNIAFTVLPPWYFRPGYVLLYLIGILIIIYASTYIYTQRLRKSKQQLEVAVQTRTREIDFKNKELEAAKEEAVRANEAKSLFLANMSHEIRTPLNGIIGFLGLLKDTQLTQVQQEYIDYVTNSAHALTQLVNHILDFSKIEAGKLELEQETFSLEKLCYSTLQIVSYSTAGKNIPVYLVYDPNLPEQIKGDPLRMRQILINLVGNALKFTEQGAVELHVTLMDEAEKGDFAHIRFLISDTGIGISPENLRRIFTPFTQADISTTRKYGGTGLGLSITKSLIEKMGGALEVESTVGQGSRFFFTLPLEVAAPENMLSAPAPAKRIEQAMIVMQHVREAEITASYLELLGIPHTLQADTLNPEARFENPGKPSLLVLDSALWNHKEDVISFIQKLKKTHSGLSGIVLIHHIDQDLSELADHIQEKTELSCDRLSRPVHFRPLKEIISSFEADLQTDTETPSPQEKKKSSENQKPPRTGSIENHETLPTNNIKVNKSGIPKMEQLSPITILLVDDNNINLKLATILCKKSLGNIPASIITAENGEVAVEEFERSRPDLVLMDLQMPVMDGYEASKAIRALERENNWPECPVFALTAGVTNEEQAQTKKAGMTGFITKPINREQFHDAVMGVLYQKYGRELTEELL; this is encoded by the coding sequence ATGCTTAAAACCTCCTTGCTGCTTATTTATTTGCTGATATTAGCTGCATCCCATAGTTATGGGCAGCAGCCGGAACTTGTCCGGCATAATGAATACCGTATCAGCACCTATCAGACACAGGAAGGTTTGCCGAACAATCTCACAAAAGGGGTAATAACCGATCAGCAGGGGTTTGTCTGGTTTGCTACCGACTCCGGAATCGCACGCTATGATGGGGTGGATTTTGTTCATTACGATGATGTTTTGGTGAATGCCTACCCGAAAGGATTTTATGAGCGGGCCAACGGCGATCTGCTCATAATCCATGATGCGGGGATTTCCAAAATTGAGCATCACGATACACAGCATCTTGAGCTGTCTGTGGTCATGCGCGGCAGCGGCAGCCCTTCAGCCCAAACGGTAAATTACCCTAAATCCCTTTTTGAAGATCGCGAAGGGCGTTTATGGATTGGTGAGGTTTATTCTGTCGCCTATCTCAAAGACGGAGAGCTCACCCGCTACATACTGCCGGATGCATACCGTACCTCAAGCTTTATTCGCTCTTTTGAGTTTGCGCAGGATCAGCAGGGCACCATTATTATCTCCTCGCAGCAGGGAGCTCTTTTTTACCTCAATACCGAAACGGATACCATTGACCTCATTCCGGAGTCAGAAGAAATTGGTACCGTGAGCACACTTATCTTCGAACCCATTAGCGGTCTTGTTTGGGCAGGCACTAATAACGGCCTTTACGCACTTCGCACGTTGTACGGAGAGAACCAGAGCACACCTGTCCGTTTTGAAATCAGCAAGCTGTTAGATACCCCCCTCATTTCTAAAATTGTAGCTGCCGCGGAAAACATAATTTGGGTAGCCGGATGGAACAGCAGGGAAACCGGCCTGCTTCAGGTGGAGGTTACACCCGAAGGGATCGCTAATGTGATGGAGATGGATGCTTTCGAACTCAACTCTGTCAATGACATACACCCTGTACCGGGCTCCGGTGTTTGGATTGCTACTGATGAAGGTGTTGCGTTTTTATTTCAAACCGATTTTGTGCGGGTACCTGTCAATCAGGACCGCTTTTACGTACAGGCGCTCTCCCGTCATCCCCATGAAGATGTATTTTTTATGACGGACGCCTCCAAGGTGTACCGGATAAGCCTGTTAGGCAGCTATTACGCTGTTGAAGAAATATTCATCAATCCGCTGAACGATGATATTCTCACCGTTACAGCCAATGAAGCCGGCGTCTTGTTTGCCACATCAAGAGGTCGTGTGTATTTCATGGCACACGGTGCAGCGCAAAATGATGCGGAGATGATCTATTTTGACCGCGAGTTCGAGAATTCTGTTTTTTTCAGCATGCGTACCCCCGATGGTGACTTCTGGTACACGCAGTACAATGCCGCAGGTATAAGCAGAATCAGCCCTGATTTTTCGAGACATGTTTATGATGAAAACCGGGGACTAGATCAGTTCGTCAACGTCATTCGTCAGGCACCTGACGGAATCATCTTTGCCGGCAGCAGTGGTGATCACAAACTGTACCGGCATGATAAACCAACTGACCGCTTTGTCCCGGTTGAAATCAAAGAGAAAACAGGCCGCCGGATTGCATCGGAAACCTTTCTGATCAACGATATGTGCTTTCTGCCGGACGGGAACATTCTCCTTGGCACCAATCAGGGGGTAGGGGTTTTCCACAGGGATTCGGCAACTTTGGAAATGAAAGAAATTGATCCGGCTGCCGACAGCGAATACATCAAAAGCATACTGCTCAAAGACGGCATACTGTGGATGGGAACAGACCGCGGCATTCTGGCATACCGGGAAGAAGATGGTATTTTGATTAGCTTCAATGAGTTCAATGCCGGCCTTCCCTCCCGTACCAACGCATACCGCGGTTTTACAACTACCCTTGAGGGCAACTTATGGTCAGCTACCTCCTCGGGTATCGCCGCTCTTATTAGCCGCTTCGAAATTAATCAAACGGCCACCCCTGTGTTAACGGCAGCCCTTGTTAGTGATGAATTTGGTGTTTTTGACCTCGACGCCGCCAATAGGATTCCTTACAATGCCCTGCTCACCCTGCAGTTCAGGAGCCTGATGTTTCCGGCACGAAATATTGTCTATGAGTACCGGATTGGTCAGGGAGCATGGCAGGGGCTCGACAGACAGGCTTTTGTGAATATTTCACAGCTTTCAACCGGCAACTACACCGTAAATGTGCGCGCTTTGCAGTCAGGTGCTTACAGTTGGAGTGAGCCGCTCAATATTGCCTTTACGGTACTGCCACCCTGGTACTTCCGGCCGGGTTATGTCCTGTTATATCTCATAGGGATTTTGATAATCATCTATGCTTCAACCTACATTTATACGCAGCGGCTCAGAAAGTCAAAGCAGCAGCTTGAAGTAGCGGTTCAGACACGAACCCGCGAGATTGATTTCAAAAACAAGGAGCTTGAAGCGGCCAAAGAAGAAGCGGTTCGGGCTAATGAAGCCAAAAGCCTGTTTTTGGCTAACATGAGTCACGAAATACGAACCCCTCTCAATGGTATTATCGGATTTCTTGGCCTTCTGAAAGATACACAGCTTACGCAGGTACAGCAGGAGTATATCGATTACGTAACCAACTCGGCCCATGCGCTCACCCAGCTGGTAAACCATATTCTCGATTTCTCCAAAATTGAAGCCGGTAAGCTTGAACTCGAGCAGGAAACTTTTAGTCTGGAAAAACTATGCTACAGCACCCTTCAGATCGTCAGCTACTCTACCGCAGGCAAAAATATCCCCGTTTATTTGGTATATGATCCCAATCTGCCGGAACAGATAAAGGGAGACCCCCTGCGTATGCGGCAAATCCTGATCAACCTTGTAGGCAATGCGCTTAAATTTACCGAGCAGGGTGCCGTAGAGCTTCATGTAACCCTTATGGATGAAGCTGAAAAAGGAGATTTCGCACACATTCGTTTTCTGATCAGCGATACCGGTATTGGCATTTCCCCCGAAAACCTCCGGCGCATTTTCACCCCTTTCACACAGGCAGATATTTCAACAACCCGGAAGTACGGCGGAACCGGTCTGGGACTTTCCATTACAAAATCTCTGATCGAGAAAATGGGCGGAGCACTCGAAGTAGAGAGTACCGTCGGCCAGGGCAGCCGTTTTTTCTTTACCCTGCCCCTTGAAGTTGCCGCACCAGAAAACATGCTTTCCGCTCCAGCGCCTGCAAAACGTATTGAGCAGGCTATGATAGTAATGCAACATGTGCGTGAAGCCGAAATTACAGCCAGCTATCTGGAGCTTCTGGGTATTCCGCATACCCTGCAGGCAGATACCCTCAATCCGGAAGCCCGCTTTGAGAACCCCGGCAAGCCTTCTCTTCTCGTCCTTGATTCCGCCCTTTGGAACCACAAGGAAGATGTCATCAGTTTTATACAAAAGCTTAAAAAAACGCATTCGGGTCTTAGCGGGATTGTGCTGATACACCATATAGATCAGGACCTGAGTGAATTGGCCGACCATATTCAGGAGAAAACGGAGCTCAGTTGCGACCGCCTGTCACGGCCGGTGCATTTCCGTCCGCTCAAAGAGATTATTTCCAGTTTTGAAGCAGATCTGCAGACGGATACCGAAACCCCCTCCCCGCAGGAAAAAAAGAAAAGCAGCGAAAATCAGAAGCCACCAAGAACCGGCAGCATAGAAAACCATGAAACGCTGCCGACCAACAATATCAAAGTGAATAAATCGGGTATACCCAAAATGGAGCAACTTTCACCTATTACCATATTGCTCGTTGATGATAATAATATCAATCTCAAATTAGCCACAATTCTGTGCAAAAAGTCGCTGGGCAACATCCCGGCCAGCATAATAACCGCTGAAAACGGTGAAGTCGCCGTTGAAGAATTTGAGCGATCCAGACCGGACCTCGTTCTTATGGACCTGCAAATGCCCGTGATGGATGGTTACGAAGCCAGTAAAGCCATCAGAGCATTAGAGCGCGAAAACAACTGGCCGGAATGTCCGGTCTTTGCCCTTACCGCAGGTGTGACCAACGAAGAACAGGCTCAGACTAAAAAAGCCGGCATGACCGGCTTCATTACCAAGCCCATAAACCGCGAACAGTTCCATGATGCTGTTATGGGCGTACTCTATCAGAAATACGGGCGTGAGCTTACGGAAGAATTATTGTAA